The DNA window ATCGCCGAGGAACGCGATATCTCGCTGTCGGCGGTCTTTCGCGACTACGTCGACACGCTCGTCGACCACGACGGCCAGGTGACGGTCGCGCCGGACCACGAGATAGAGGCCGCGACGACCGAGGAGACCAGCTCCGAGAGCTTCCCGCCGAAAGTCGAGGTGCCAAAGAGCTTCGTCCGCGAGCACGAACGCCTCGAACTGGAGGCCGAGCATCTCCGCGAACAGCTCGAAGAGCACAAGCGCTACGTCACGAAGCTGCGCACGCAACTCGACGAGATGGACCAGGACGAGGTCATCCACCTCGAAGACCTAGACGAGGGCGAAGAGGAGGAAGACGCCTCCTACCGCATCGGCAGCTTCGACGACGAGTTCTGACTGAGCCTTTCTCACGGCCCTACTGTCGCGCGATGACCGACTGGATGACCTTTCGCTCCCCTTTCCGCAGGTGTTCGGCCGCCGTACTCGGTGCACAGGAAAGCGCCGCGGCGACGTCTTCCTGGTCGGCTTCCCGCGGGGTGGCGTAGTAGCCCAGTTCCAGCCCGGCTTCGAGAGCCGCCTGCTGGCGCTCGCTCAGATAGCTCTCGGTGACCTGCGGGAGCCCGGTCAGGCCGCCGACGGACTGGACGGTGGCCTCGACCGGGTCCGGCACTGCCTCGATGGCGCGCTGTATCACCTCGCTCGGTCCGAAGGCGGACATCGACACGCGGCCGTCTTCGTGGTACAGGATGGGCGGCACGACGACGAGCCCGCGGTAGCTGACGGGTTCGAACATCGCCCGCGAGGTCGGCGTCATCTCGTCGAAGATGTACGCGTAGAAGGCGTCGTCGCCCGCGGGCTCCAGTTCGTAGTCGATGACTGCCTCGATGTCGCTTGCCGCCGCGTCGTAGGCGTCGATGTCGCCGACGACGTAGTGGAGTATCCCCAGCGTCCCGCCCGCCCAGTTCCACTGCAGCGCGGTCGCCCGCTCGATGTAGGGGGCGTTCATCAGTACGTCGAACATCGGATGTATCTCGGATTCGCGGCCGCCGGCGTCGAGCTCCAGCCGGACGTGTTTCATAGCCGGGCGTTCCAGCGACGGCTCACTTAAACCTACCGCGCAGTTCCGGCAGGACCGACTCCTGGCACCGGGCAGTACGTCGAGATATGCAGACACTGGTGACAGGTGCGACGGGGACGCTTGGAACGGCACTCATCCCACGGCTGCAGGCTGCAGGACACGAGGTCAGGGTGGCCAGCCGGTCGCCGCCCGCGGACGCGACCGCCGACTGGGTCGAACTGGACCTCGCGAGCGGTGACGGCCTCGCGGCCGCAGTCCGCGACGTCGATGTCGTCGTCCACGCCGCGACGGCGCCGACGGGCGACAGTGAGACGGTCGACGTCGAGGGAACGAGACGGCTGCTCGACGCGGCGGCGGACGCCGGCGTCTCGAATTTCGTCTATCCCTCCATCGCCGGCATCGACGATATCCCGTACTCCTACTACGAGCACAAACTGGCGGCCGAGCGCGCCATCGAGGACAGCGACGTGCCAGACACGATACTGCGGGCGACACAGTTCCACGAGTTCGTCGCCGACATCTTCGACACGCTGTCGAAGCTGCCGGTGTGGCCACTGCCGACCGAGATGCGGATACAGCCGGTCGCAGTCGCGGAGGTGGCCGACGTACTGGTCGAGGAAGCCGTTCCCGAGCCCCGCGGACGGATGCCACCGATGGGCGGACCTCAGGTCCACACCGTCGGCGACCTGGCTCGGGGCTACCGGACGGCAAAGGGGCTGCGCCGCCCCATCGTCCGGTTGCCGATTCCCACAGCGACGTTCCGTGCGTTCCGGGACGGCAAGGCGACCTGTCCGGACCGGGCGGTCGGGACGGTGACGTGGCAGGCCTGGCTGGAGAACGGGCGTTCGCCGTCGGAGCGGTCCGATGGCGCTGTCGGGGCGCCAGCGGAGACTACCTGACCAGGTGGTTCCGCCGTTCGCCGGCCAGGCGCTCCATCTCGCGGTTGCCGTCGACGCCCGCGAGCGTCTCGATAGCTTCGAGCGTGCGGACGCTGTCGTCCAGAAAGGAGAGGATGTCGCCGGGGTAGGCATACAGCATGTAGTCGTCGGTCATCACGTCGACGATGGCGTCGGGACCCAATCCCTGCTCGCGCAGCTCCAGCAGATAGCTGATGAACTTCCGCTCCGGGCAGCCACAGTGGGGGGCCGCCTGGCAGTCACAGTCGATGAAGTCCTCGGCGAAATCCAGCACCCGCTCGCGGGAGGCGTCGTCTAACTTCGCCAGCCCCTCGCCCTGGAAGAGGATATCCAGCGTCGCCCCCTTGAACGCCCCTTTGGGGAAACTCGTCTCCAGCTGGGAGGCGAGTTGCTGGTGGTTCTTGACGTATATCTTGTCGGTGATGGCCACGCGTGGTCGGCTGTACGTGGTAGCCGAGTAAAAGCGTCCCGGGACGGCATCAGAACTCCGCCAGCACGGCCCGCATCACCTTCGATTCGGCCTTCCGGAGGTGGGTGCCGGCGGTCTGGGGCGAGCAATCGAGTACCTCGGCCACGTCGGCCTGGGTTGCCCGCCGGGGCTGATCGTAGTAGCCAAGCGCCAGCGCGGCGTCGACGGCCTCGCGCTGGCGCTCGGAGAGCGTCGTCTCCAGTTCGTCCAGCCGCCCGCGGAACCGGCCGACCTCCTCGACCTCGATATCCATGGCGTCGGGGGAGTCGTCGAAGGCTCGCTGCAGCGCCTCCGTGTCACCCACGACGCGGCCGTGCATGGCCCCGTCGCGGTAGATAATCGGCGTTCGTACCACGAACCCCGACAGCCGGTCCCCCTGGTGGATGGCGTCGAACAGCGAGGTTTCGAGCGGGCGCATCACGAGCAGGGCGTAGCTAGTGTCGTCGTAGTCGGCCACCTCGACGGATTCGACGCCGGGCGTCTCGGCAGCGCCCGCGGCGAAGGCATCGGTGTCTCCGTCGATAGCAAAGAGGACCGTCTCGACGCCGTCGACGGTGGTGTTCACTTCGAGCACCCGTGCCTCCTCGATGTCCGGGGAGTTCGCGAGCAGGTCGAAGAAGGCCGGCGACGCCTCGGGGTCGACGCGGGCCGTGGCCCGAATCTGTCTCATGGGACCCACTCCCGCAAGGCGGCGATATAAACCCCACTTCTATACCCCACAGCAGCTACTCGGCCGTGTCGGCGCTTGGATACGGTGATGCCTTCGAACGCAGCACATCAGGACGCACCGACACACAGCGATGGGCCGCCGGCGGTCGACGCCGAGGGGCTGTCGCTGACGTACGCCGACGGCACCGAGGCCGTCCGGGACGTCTCGCTCACGATTCCGCGCGGGGAGTTCTTCGGCTTCCTCGGACCCAACGGCGCGGGCAAGACGACGACTATCAAGCTGCTCTCGACGCTGCTGGCGCCGACCGGTGGGACGGCCCGCATCAACGGGTACGACGTGGTCGACGAGCGCGCTGCTGTCCGTGGAACCGTCGGCTACATGGCCCAGCATATCAGCGTCGACACGGAGCTCACCGCCCGCGAGAACCTGCGGTTCGCCTGTGAGGCCTACGGCGTGACCGGCGGTGACCGCATCGACGAACTGCTCGACCTCGTGGACCTCGCCGACGTGGCCGACACCCCCGCTGGCAACTTCTCCGGTGGGATGCAGAAACGGCTGGACGCCGCGATGGCGCTCGTCCACGACCCGGCGCTCGTCTTTCTGGACGAACCCACGACCGGGCTGGACCCGAAGGCCCGCAACCGGCTGTGGGACTACTTCGAGCGCATCAACGACGCGGGCACTACCATCTTCCTCACGACACAGTATCTCGAAGAGGCCGACGCCCTCTGTGACCGGCTGGCGGTCATCCGCGACGGCGAGCTGGTCGCCGACGACTCGCCGACAGCGCTGAAGCGACGCGTCGGTGGCACGCGACTCACCATCGACGTCGAGGGCGACGAGCAGGCCGTCGAAACCGCCGCGCGGGTCGCCCGCCGGAGCGGCCTGCTCACCGACGAGGCGGCCCTCGAAACCACCGCCGACGGGCTCACCGTCGCCACGTCTGCCCCCGGCGACCACGGTCCTGACCTCCTCGTGGCGCTCCGGGACGCCGGCGTCTCGGTGACGGGCTTCGACGTCGAGGAGGCCACGCTCGACGACGTCTTCCTCACTATTGCTGACGAAGGTACTCCGGGGCTCGACGCCGAGACCACACAGCCGATAGCGGCCACTCCGGCGGGGTCCCGATGAGCGCCGCGACCGAGCGCCCGACGCCGGCGGGCAACGGCCTCCCGAGAGACGTCTGGGTCAATTTCAAGCGCTGGTCCCGGAAGGCGATGCGGAACCCGACGGCCTTCTTCCTCGAAATCGCCGTCGGCGTCCTCTCACTGCTGTTGTTCTCGGCGGTGTTCGGCGACGTCGGCGAACTCGCACTCGAAACGGCGGGGTACGGCGGCGTGGAGTATCTGACCTACCTGGTCCCAGCGGTGTTCATGCAGGCGACGATGGGTTCTGCCTTCACGTCCGGCGTGGGGCTGGTCGGGGACCTGGAGAGCGGGATGTTCGAGAAGGTCACCGTCACGCCGATGGGGTGGACCGCCGTGTTGCTGGGGAAGGCAGCAGCTGACCTGTTGCGTATCCTCGTCCAGGTGGTGGTCGTCCTCGCGCTGGCTGTCGCGCTGGGGGCGTCCGTCGAGACCGGTGTCTCGGGCGTGGTCGGAATCGCGGCCGTCTGTCTGCTCGTCGGCCTGCTGTTCATGTCCGTCGCCAACATCCTCGGCGTACTCGTCCGCGACGAGGAGGCCATCAACGCCGCCTCGATGCTGTTCATGTTCCCCTTACTCTTCCTCTCGCCGGCCTATATCCCGGTCGCCGACGACGTCGAGTGGCTCGCTCGACTTAACCCGATAACCTACGGCGTCGACGCGACTCGCGCGCTCGTGCTGGGTGAGGACGTCTCGACGGTGCTCTCCGTCACCCGCTTTGGCGGTATCTACGACACACTCGTCCCGTCGGTGGCGATACTCGTCGGGCTGAACGTCCTCGTCGGCGCCCTCGCCGTCTGGGTCCTTCGGCGGGCCAGTAGCGCCGACGCCGGCTGAGTTGCCGGCATTACCCGGACCCCGCTGACGCGACACCGTCCTCCTCACTCCGCCGTTCACTCGCCGCGGTGGCGTCTTTCCAGCGGTCGAACGCCTCGGCACACAGACCGGCGTCTCGACGCGCTCGCTGTCCCGCTCGCCGACCGCGCCGCCGCTCACTCGATTTCCAGCGCCCCGCCGGAACTACTCTCGCCGTCGGCGTTCTCGTCCCACTCGAGTTCGAACTCCACGCTCAGCTCTTTCGGGCCATTGGTCGGTCCCTCGCGCTCGGCTTTGACCTCGAAGGTCGGCGTCGCCGGCGGATTCATCGTCACCGATTCCCCACCTGCCTTGAGCGTGATGTCGTTCCCCTGCTCTAGGTTATCCGCGACAGTACGGAGAAACGCCGCGATGTCCTCTCGACGCTGGTCGCTCTCGGACTCGAAGAGCACTTCTTCTGGCATAGACGGACGATACGCTCCGTCGACTGATAACAGTGTGCACTACCCGCATCTCCCGGGAGGAGCCTCCCAGTACCCGTCAGTCGAGCTCTTTCACCACTTCTGCGGGGTTCCCTTGGACCACGACATCGGGCGGCACGTCCCGGGTGACCACCGCGCCCGAGGCCACCACCGACCGGTCGCCGATCTCGACGCCGGGATTGAGGACTGCCTGGCCGCCGACCCAGACGTCGTCGCCGACGGTGACTGGTTTGCCGTACTCTTTCCCCTCCGCTCGGGTCGCTGCGTCGAGCGGATGGGTCGCCGTGTAAACGTGGACCGACGGCCCCAGAAGACAGCGGTCGCCGAATTCTATCGGGCAGACGTCCAGGAAGACACAGCCGAAGTTCGCGAAGAAGCGGTCGCCCAGGGTTATCTGCTCGCCGTAGTCACACCGGAACGGTGGCTCGACGGTCGGGCGCTCGCCGACCGACCCGCACAGTTCTTCGAGGAGGAGCGCCCGACTCTCCTGGTCGGTCGCGCCGGTCTGGTTGTACAGCCCGACCAGCTCTCTGGCGCGTTCGCGGTCGGCGACGAGTTCGGGGGCTCGCGGGTTGTACAGCTCCCCGGCGAGCATCTTCGCTTTCTCACTGGGCATAGGGACGTGTGGTCAGGCGGCGTCTTACGCCTGTGGGAGCTTCGGTGGGGGCAGCCGGTCCATCCGTCAAAACTCCTATCTTTCCGTACGCCGGATCCAGCCTATGGAAGAGCTAGCCGGCACCGTTCTCGTGGGGGAGTCGTTCGAGCCGATTCGTGGCCGGGTCGTCGTCGAGGACGGCGAAATAACGGCCGTCGAGGAAGCCGAGACAGATTCGACCGACATCGTCCTCCCGGCCTTCGTCAACGCCCACACCCACATCGGTGACAGCGTCGCCAAGGACGCGGCCGTCGGGCTGTCGCTGGAGGACGCGGTGGTGCCGCCGGAGAGCCTGAAACACCGCCGGCTGCAGGCGGCCGACCGACGCGAGCTCGTGACCGCAATGGGCCGGACGCTCAGATACATGCAGCGGACCGGGACGATAACCTGTCTCGACTTCCGGGAGTTCGGAGTCGAGGGGGCACGGGCGCTCCGTGACGCCGCCGACCCGCTCGACGTCGAACCGTTCATCTTCGGGAGCGACGACACGGCTGTCCTCGAGGTCGCCGACGGCTATGGCGCCTCGGGGGCGAACGACGCCGACTTCACCGACGAACGGGTCGCCTGCGCGGAGCGTGGGGCGCCTTTCGCTATCCACGCCGGCGAGCCCGACGCCACCGACATCCACCCTGCGCTCGACCTGGAACCGGACCTGCTCGTCCACATGGTCCACGCCGAGCAGGGCCACCTCGACCGGGTCACCGACCAGTCGGTCCCCATCGTGGCCTGCCCGCGGGCCAACGCCGTCCTCGAGGTCGGCCGGCCGCCGATACGCGACCTGCTCGACCACGCGACCGTCGCGCTCGGGACGGACAACGTGATGCTGAACCCGCCGAACATGTTCCGTGAGATGGCCTACACGGCGACCCACTTCGACGTGAGCGCGCGGGAGGTCCTGGGGATGGCGACGACGGCCGGCGCCGAGATTGCGGGGCTCGACTGCGGGCTCGTCGCCCCCGGCAAGCGAGCGGCGCTGACCGTTCTTGACGGCGACTCGGACAACCTGGCCGGGTCGGCCGACCCGGTGGAAGCAGTCGTCCGGCGCGCCACTCCGGCCGATGTCGAGCGAGTGCTGGTCTGACGGCCAGTCGGCGGGCCCGCTGTGCTCTCTCCCCACAAGACCTTTAATACGACTTACACGACGTGCGGTATGCGAAAGGCAGTGGGCACCCTGGCCCTCGCAGCGTTGCTCCTCCTCGCCGGCTGTGGTGGTGGCGTCGATACCGGTAGTCCCGAAACGGGAGAAACGCCGACTCCCTCGTCGACCGAGAGCGGGGCGGCGACCGAACCTGCGACACCGACCCAGTCCGCGACGCCGACCCCCAGCCCCGTCGACTCGTCTCGGGTCGTGTCCTACACCGCGTTGACCGACGAGCAGCAGTCGGCGTTCCGAACGGCCATCGACGGCGAGGCGACCTTCGTCCCGAACTCGTCGTATATCAACGACTCCGCGGGATACGTCGCGTCGGATAACCCGTTCCGATTGCACGACTACGTCCGCTACGATGGCTCGCTGTACCGGATTCAGACCGCGAGGGGCGAACTGTACGCCGCATACGGGATTCAGGCATCGGCAGCCTCGCCCGGTGCGAACGACACCGTCGTCGCGTTCGAGACGCTCCCGGCGGACGTGCAAGACGAGGTTCGAACGGCGATTACGAACGGTGTATACTCTGCGCCCTGGGGCAAGTGGCACTCACTGCCCGAACCGCTGGGCGCGGGCGAGACGCCGTACGTGCGCTACGAGAACCAGACGTACGAGATGGAGTACATCGTCGCCGATACGTGGGCGACGACGCTGCGCGTCGAGCGGACCGACTAGTCACCACGGCGCGAAGCCGGGGTCGATGAGCCGCTCTTCGCGGTCGAGCTCGTCAATTTTCGCGAGGTCGGCGTCGTCGAGTGTGAGCTGCTGGCTCTCCCAGTTCGCACGGATGTGAGCCTCGCTGGTCGCTTTCGGAATCGCCGCGACGTCGCGCTGGCGCAGCCAGGCCAGACTGACCTGGACCTCGCTGGCGTCGTGTTTCTGTGCGACGTCGGACAGCTCGGGCACGTCCGCGACTTTCCCGCGGGCGATAGGTGCGTAGGCGACGACGGCGACGTCCTCGCTCTCGCAGTAGTCCCGCAGTTCGTCCTGCTGGAGGAGTGGATGGCACTCGACCTGGTTCGCGACGATAGGGGCCGCGGAGTGGTCCTGTGCCGTCGCGACCTGTTCGGGCGTGAAGTTGCTCACCGCGACGTTCTCGACGAGGCCCTCGTCGTAGAGCTCGTTGAGGGCTGGCATCGTCTCGCTGGCCTCGTAGCTCCCCGCCGGCCAGTGGACGTACAGCAGGTCGACGCTGTCGAGACCGAGCCGGTCGAGACTCGCCTTCGCGGCCGGGACGACGTCGTCGCCGGCGAGGTCGTCGTACCAGAGTTTCGTCGCGACGACGACCTCCTCGCGAGGGACCGAGGACGCCTCGATGCCGGCGCCGACGGCCGACTCGTTCTCGTAGTACGCCGCGGTGTCGATGTGGCGATATCCCAGCTCAAGCGCCGTCTTTACGCTCTCGGTGGCCTGCTCGCCTTTGTTCTTGTACGTGCCGAGTCCGAGCGCCGGAAGCCCGTTCGCGACGGTTGGAACGTCCATGGTGGATGGTGGGAGAGGAGGTCCGTTAGCCCCTCGGTTCCGTGCTCGACCCAGCAGCCACGGGGCCAAACCCTTACCACTGCGAGGCCCTCAGCGGAACCAGATGGAGGTCGCACTGCTGACCGTCGGCGACGAACTGCTCTCCGGTGACACGGAGAACACGAACGCGTCGTGGCTGGGCCGACAGCTCACGGCGGCCGGAGCGACCGTCACGCGCGTGCTGACGGTCCCCGACGACGAGTCGGTCATCGCCGACGCCGTCGCCCGATACCACGAGGCCTTCGACGCCGTCATCGTCACCGGCGGTATCGGCGGCACGCCGGACGACGTGACGAAAGCCGGCGTCGCACAGGCCTTCGGCCGCGACCTCGTCGTCCCCGACGGCGTCCGGGCGCATCTCGAAGCGAAGGCCGAACAGTTCGCCGCGGACAACCCCGAGATGGTCGACCGGTACGAGATGGAACTGGACCTCGACGCGTGGGCGTCGATACCCGAGGGCGGGCAGGCGCTGCTGACCGACGAGAGCTTCGCTGCGGGCTGTGTCGTCGAAAGCGTCTACGTCCTGCCCGGCATCCCCGCGGAACTGAAAGCGATGTACGCGACCGTCGCCGACGACTTCGACGGGGACCGGACGACGGCGACGATTCACACGCCCGCGCCGGAGGGCGCGCTGGTCGGCGCGGTTACGGCCGCCCGCGAGCGGTTCGACGTCGCCGTCGGGAGCTACCCCCGGAAAGACGACGCGCCGGGTCGGGTGAAGATAACCGGCG is part of the Haloarcula salinisoli genome and encodes:
- a CDS encoding CopG family transcriptional regulator, which codes for MGNKNKTISFRVSEDKFETLREIAEERDISLSAVFRDYVDTLVDHDGQVTVAPDHEIEAATTEETSSESFPPKVEVPKSFVREHERLELEAEHLREQLEEHKRYVTKLRTQLDEMDQDEVIHLEDLDEGEEEEDASYRIGSFDDEF
- a CDS encoding helix-turn-helix domain-containing protein, whose protein sequence is MKHVRLELDAGGRESEIHPMFDVLMNAPYIERATALQWNWAGGTLGILHYVVGDIDAYDAAASDIEAVIDYELEPAGDDAFYAYIFDEMTPTSRAMFEPVSYRGLVVVPPILYHEDGRVSMSAFGPSEVIQRAIEAVPDPVEATVQSVGGLTGLPQVTESYLSERQQAALEAGLELGYYATPREADQEDVAAALSCAPSTAAEHLRKGERKVIQSVIARQ
- a CDS encoding SDR family oxidoreductase, which encodes MQTLVTGATGTLGTALIPRLQAAGHEVRVASRSPPADATADWVELDLASGDGLAAAVRDVDVVVHAATAPTGDSETVDVEGTRRLLDAAADAGVSNFVYPSIAGIDDIPYSYYEHKLAAERAIEDSDVPDTILRATQFHEFVADIFDTLSKLPVWPLPTEMRIQPVAVAEVADVLVEEAVPEPRGRMPPMGGPQVHTVGDLARGYRTAKGLRRPIVRLPIPTATFRAFRDGKATCPDRAVGTVTWQAWLENGRSPSERSDGAVGAPAETT
- a CDS encoding DUF5814 domain-containing protein, translating into MAITDKIYVKNHQQLASQLETSFPKGAFKGATLDILFQGEGLAKLDDASRERVLDFAEDFIDCDCQAAPHCGCPERKFISYLLELREQGLGPDAIVDVMTDDYMLYAYPGDILSFLDDSVRTLEAIETLAGVDGNREMERLAGERRNHLVR
- a CDS encoding helix-turn-helix domain-containing protein, with translation MRQIRATARVDPEASPAFFDLLANSPDIEEARVLEVNTTVDGVETVLFAIDGDTDAFAAGAAETPGVESVEVADYDDTSYALLVMRPLETSLFDAIHQGDRLSGFVVRTPIIYRDGAMHGRVVGDTEALQRAFDDSPDAMDIEVEEVGRFRGRLDELETTLSERQREAVDAALALGYYDQPRRATQADVAEVLDCSPQTAGTHLRKAESKVMRAVLAEF
- a CDS encoding ABC transporter ATP-binding protein, which gives rise to MPSNAAHQDAPTHSDGPPAVDAEGLSLTYADGTEAVRDVSLTIPRGEFFGFLGPNGAGKTTTIKLLSTLLAPTGGTARINGYDVVDERAAVRGTVGYMAQHISVDTELTARENLRFACEAYGVTGGDRIDELLDLVDLADVADTPAGNFSGGMQKRLDAAMALVHDPALVFLDEPTTGLDPKARNRLWDYFERINDAGTTIFLTTQYLEEADALCDRLAVIRDGELVADDSPTALKRRVGGTRLTIDVEGDEQAVETAARVARRSGLLTDEAALETTADGLTVATSAPGDHGPDLLVALRDAGVSVTGFDVEEATLDDVFLTIADEGTPGLDAETTQPIAATPAGSR
- a CDS encoding ABC transporter permease, which translates into the protein MSAATERPTPAGNGLPRDVWVNFKRWSRKAMRNPTAFFLEIAVGVLSLLLFSAVFGDVGELALETAGYGGVEYLTYLVPAVFMQATMGSAFTSGVGLVGDLESGMFEKVTVTPMGWTAVLLGKAAADLLRILVQVVVVLALAVALGASVETGVSGVVGIAAVCLLVGLLFMSVANILGVLVRDEEAINAASMLFMFPLLFLSPAYIPVADDVEWLARLNPITYGVDATRALVLGEDVSTVLSVTRFGGIYDTLVPSVAILVGLNVLVGALAVWVLRRASSADAG
- a CDS encoding amphi-Trp domain-containing protein, with amino-acid sequence MPEEVLFESESDQRREDIAAFLRTVADNLEQGNDITLKAGGESVTMNPPATPTFEVKAEREGPTNGPKELSVEFELEWDENADGESSSGGALEIE
- a CDS encoding sugar O-acetyltransferase; the encoded protein is MPSEKAKMLAGELYNPRAPELVADRERARELVGLYNQTGATDQESRALLLEELCGSVGERPTVEPPFRCDYGEQITLGDRFFANFGCVFLDVCPIEFGDRCLLGPSVHVYTATHPLDAATRAEGKEYGKPVTVGDDVWVGGQAVLNPGVEIGDRSVVASGAVVTRDVPPDVVVQGNPAEVVKELD
- a CDS encoding amidohydrolase family protein; its protein translation is MEELAGTVLVGESFEPIRGRVVVEDGEITAVEEAETDSTDIVLPAFVNAHTHIGDSVAKDAAVGLSLEDAVVPPESLKHRRLQAADRRELVTAMGRTLRYMQRTGTITCLDFREFGVEGARALRDAADPLDVEPFIFGSDDTAVLEVADGYGASGANDADFTDERVACAERGAPFAIHAGEPDATDIHPALDLEPDLLVHMVHAEQGHLDRVTDQSVPIVACPRANAVLEVGRPPIRDLLDHATVALGTDNVMLNPPNMFREMAYTATHFDVSAREVLGMATTAGAEIAGLDCGLVAPGKRAALTVLDGDSDNLAGSADPVEAVVRRATPADVERVLV
- a CDS encoding aldo/keto reductase; translated protein: MDVPTVANGLPALGLGTYKNKGEQATESVKTALELGYRHIDTAAYYENESAVGAGIEASSVPREEVVVATKLWYDDLAGDDVVPAAKASLDRLGLDSVDLLYVHWPAGSYEASETMPALNELYDEGLVENVAVSNFTPEQVATAQDHSAAPIVANQVECHPLLQQDELRDYCESEDVAVVAYAPIARGKVADVPELSDVAQKHDASEVQVSLAWLRQRDVAAIPKATSEAHIRANWESQQLTLDDADLAKIDELDREERLIDPGFAPW
- a CDS encoding competence/damage-inducible protein A — translated: MEVALLTVGDELLSGDTENTNASWLGRQLTAAGATVTRVLTVPDDESVIADAVARYHEAFDAVIVTGGIGGTPDDVTKAGVAQAFGRDLVVPDGVRAHLEAKAEQFAADNPEMVDRYEMELDLDAWASIPEGGQALLTDESFAAGCVVESVYVLPGIPAELKAMYATVADDFDGDRTTATIHTPAPEGALVGAVTAARERFDVAVGSYPRKDDAPGRVKITGDDPETVSEAAAWLRERIETV